The following is a genomic window from Hymenobacter gelipurpurascens.
TGCGTTTCCGGATGCCCAGCATCTGCTCCTGCTCATCGTAGCCGAGGGCGTAGTTTCCCTCAAACGCTGGCTGCCACACGTAGCTGGTGCGGCTCATTTGCAAGGGCTTGAATATGCGCTCGTCGCTTAGTTCTGTCAGGCTTTTGTTCATAACGGTTTCTACTACCAGTTGCAGTAGCTGCAGACCTTCGCCGGAATACCAATACTGGGCACCGGGCGCGAACTTGAACCGCAGCTTTTTATCGGGTTCTATCCAGCGCCAGTTGGGGAGGCCCGTGGTGTGGGTGAGGGCCATGCGGGCCGTGAGCAGACGCCACCGGTCGTCGCCGACCAGGTCGTGGTAGGCCTCATATTCGGGAATGGGCTTGCTTAGATAGTGATAAAGCGGTTTATCGAGGTCGAGGCGCTTTTCCTGTACGAGCTGCATCACCAGGTATCCAAACACCGCCTTGCTGAAGGAGGCGCCGTACATAACGGTGGCAGGCTCCAGCGGGGCGCGGGTTTCGAGGTTGCGGTAGCCGTAGGTACGCAGATATTGCACCTTGTTGTTCTGCAGCAACGCCAGCGCCAGCCCCGGAATGTGGGCCGTATCCATCAGCTGCTGCACCAGTCGGTCTATTTCGGGGCTGCGTAGCTTGCGGCCATCCAGCGTCTGAAACGTAACCGTTTTTTGCGTTTGCCCCCAAGCGGCAGACTGGCCTAGCGACAGGACCAGCAGGAAAATGGCGTAGGTTGTTTTCATCCGCAAGCCGTTAGATGACCGATTGTCCAGCTCAGGAGGCACTTCTCATCAGTGGCTGGCGCTCTGGCAGATAGTACTGTACAGCAATATACTCCCTCAACTACCTATTCTGATTCTCAGCCGCCTCACCATTCTTCGTACCAACTACACACTCATGCTTGCTCTGCTCAGCGTCCACCATATTGCCGTCATCTGCTCCGATTACGCCGTTTCGAAACAGTTTTACACACAAGTGCTAGGGCTGGAAGCTATCCGGGAAGTATACCGGGAGGAGCGCGACTCCTACAAGCTCGACCTGGCGCTCAATGGGCAGTACCTGGTCGAGCTGTTTTCCTTCCCCGAAACGCCCGCCCGCCTCTCCCGCCCCGAAGCCACCGGCCTCCGCCACCTTGCCTTCGCCGTCTCTGACCTTGACGCTACCGTGCGGGGCCTGGAAGCGCAGCAAGTGGCCTACGAGCCCATTCGGGTAGATGAGTTTACCAGCCGCCGCTTCACGTTCATACAGGACCCCGACGGCCTGCCGATTGAGTTTTACGAGGTCTAGGCCACTTCCTTACTTAAGACGGTATACTAGCCCAGCCCGGAGCACCTGCGTGTATAGCTCGTTTGTGCCGCCTAGGTAGTGCTGGCGGTAGTTGGTCAGGCCGTGCGCGTAGCTTAACGCGAGGCCTACGCGGTGATAATAAGCCGTTAGGTTGAGGCGGGCCCGCACATCGGCCTTGGTATTCACATTGCGGGCTCTATCAACCGTAATTTCCGCTTGGTCATTGTTGTAAGTAGCCCGGCCTTTCTCGTGCACTTTCTGCAAAAAGCCTACTTCCGGTCCGCCAGTCAGGTCAAGACCCAGACCTGACACAGCAAACCGGTGTCCGAAAAACACATGCGTAGTGATAAATTGGTGGTTCAGATTTGTGTGGCCCTCCGCTTTCGGGTCGGCGCTTGACTCGCTGAACACATACTGGATGTTTACGCGGCTGCGCAGCATTTCATACCCCGCCTGTGCCCCCCATAGGCTGCCGCCTTTCGTCAGGCGCTGCACCTGCCCTGCTAGGCCATACGAAAAGCCCAGCCGCTTGCCGTAGGCATTCAGTGTGCTTGGTTTATAGCCCACGATATCCGGAATATCGATGCTGGTGGTGGCCGCGGCAGAAGCTCCACGGTAGGCCATTCCCCCCGAAACCAGATGCGCGGAATACTCGGTTTTTTGCGCCGTAGCGGCATGCACGGCCAGAAAGCTACCGGCAAGGAGTAGAACGTATTTCATCTGGTTCAGGAAAAGAGTTTCGGGAGGATAACGGAACAGGCCTAGGCCACTTTAGCTGCCTGCTGAAAGCAGGAGTAGCGCTGCGGCCAATTGGTTGCAGGGCCGAACAACCGTTTTTTGCTGAGTTTATTCCGTACAAAACGGCTTTCCGTTCTACCTTGCCCTCATCATGCCCGAACAGCACCAGCCGCTTCCTTACCTCATTATAGATTTCGATAGCACCTTCACGCAGGTAGAAGGCCTCGATGAGTTGGCCGATATTGCCCTGCTAGGCCACCCCGACCGCGAAAAGGTAGTCGGCGCCATCCGGGCCCTCACCGACCGCGGCATGAGCGGCGAGCTGAATTTCTCGGAGTCGTTGAAGCAGCGGCTGGCCTTGCTGCCGGCCCGGCGCGAGCACTTGCCCCTGCTGGTGGAGCAGCTGAAAGGCAAGGTTTCGGAGAGCATTGTGCGCAACCGGGGCTTCTTCGAGCAGTTTCCGGGGCGCGTGTACATTGTGAGCAGCGGCTTTCGGGAGTTTATTGAGCCCGTGGTGGCCGATTTCGGCATTGCGCCCGACCATGTGCTGGCCAACACCTTCACGTTCGCTGAGGATGGCCGCATTACCGGCTTCGACCCCGAAAACGTGCTGAGCCGCGACGGCGGCAAAATTGAACAGCTCCGCCGCCTCGACCTCGATGGCGACGTGTATGTACTCGGCGACGGCTACACCGACTACCAGATCCGGGAAGCCGGCTTGGCGAACCGCTTCTACGCCTTCACCGAAAACGTGACCCGCGACGCCGTAGTGGCCCGCGCCGATGAAGTACTGCCTTCCTTCGACGAATTTCTCTACCAGAACAAGCTTCCGATGACGCTCTCCTATCCGAAAAACCGCATCAAAGTCCTGCTCCTCGAAAACCCCGATCCACGCGCCGCCGAGCTGTTCCGCCAGGAAGGCTACCAGGTGGATACTGTGCCCGGCGGCCTCGACGAAGACGAGCTGGTGCAGCAGATCGAGGGCGTGAGCATTCTGGGCATCCGGAGCAAAACCCAGGTAACGGCCCGCGTGCTGGAAGCTGCCAACCGCCTCATCGGCATCGGCGCGTTCTGCATCGGCACCAACCAGATTGACCTCACGGGCTGCATGCAGAAAGGTGTGGCCGTGTTCAATGCTCCCTTCTCCAACACGCGCTCAGTCGTAGAGCTGGCCCTCGGCGAAATCATTATGCTGGCCCGCCGCATTCCGGAGAAAAGCCCCAAAATGCATGAAGGTGAGTGGGATAAATCGGCGAAGGGTTCCTTTGAAATCCGGGGCAAGAAGCTGGGTATCATCGGCTACGGCAACATCGGCTCCCAGCTTTCGGTGGTGGCGGAGGCCGTGGGCATGCAGGTGCTGTATTATGATGTGGCCGAAAAGCTCCAGCTCGGCAATGCCGTGAAGGCCCGCACCCTGCAGGAGCTGTTGCAGCAGTCGGATATCGTGACCCTGCACGTAGATGGCCGCCAGGAAAACACCAACCTCATTGGGGCGGCCGAACTGGCCATGATGAAGCCTGGTGCCCTGCTGCTCAACAACAGCCGCGGCCATGTGGTAGATGTGCCGGCCCTGGCCGCCGTGCTTCGCTCCGGCCACTTGGGCGGGGCCGCCGTCGATGTATTTCCGTACGAGCCCAAAACCAACCACGAAAGCTTTGAGAGTGAGCTGCGGGGCCTTCCGAACGTGCTGCTGACGCCCCATGTAGGCGGTAGCACCGCCGAGGCCCAGCGCAACATTGCGGAGTTTGTGCCGGAGCGCATCATGCAGTACGTGAATACCGGAAATACGCAGCAGAGCGTCAATTTCCCCAATATTCAGCTGCCCGTGCAGCAGGCGCACCGCCTCATTCACATTCACCACAATGTGCCCGGCGTACTGGCCCGCATCAACAACGTGCTGGCCGAGCACCACGTCAACATCCTGGGCCAGTACCTGAAAACCAACGAGCACATCGGCTACGTGATTACGGATATTGATAAGCAGTATGAGCAGGAAGTAATCGGGGAGCTGCGCAAGGTAGAGCACACCATCAAGTTCCGGGTGCTGTACTAAGCTTCGGCCACATGGAGCTTTTTACAGCGTCTTCCCTAGCTACCAACCAAAGCGCGTTGCCTTCTAGGCCACTTCTGGGGCGTACCGACTGGTATTGGATGGCCGGGGTCTTTGGGCTGTACATGCTGTATCTGCCCTTCTCGGGCTACACAGAGCAGTATTATGATGCCCTGACGTATTGGGGCCTGCCTTCGCGCTTCATCACCCCCGACCGGCACTTCTCGCTGCTCCATTACAGCGCCAATACGCGCGGCTACTCCTGGCCGCTCCTGCTGGCGCCCTGGCGCACGGCCTGGAAAGTGCTGGGCGGCGACCCAATGTGGTATATCCGGACGCTGGGGAGCATGGTAGCGGCGCTGTGCTACGGGTGGCTGGGCCCTCGGCTTTGGCAAACACTGCGCAACACGTCACAGGAGCCCGGCCCTGTGGCGCGCCTAGCCTTTGTGCTCACCGGCTTCGTGTTCTGGCGCGACCATTTCAACTTCGCCCTCAGCGACTTTCCCACCCTAGTGTTTGTCGGCACGGCCCTAATTCTGGCAGGCCGTGGGTTACTTGTGCGGCCTGCGGAGTTGCGCTGGTGGGGAGAATTGGTGCGTTGGTTGATAGTCGGTGCCTTCCTGGGACTGGCCTACAACGCGCGGGGCATCTATTTGCTCAGCCTCTACCCCATGCTGCTGGCTGCTGCCTGGCCTACAACCTCCGGAATCACTGGCCTACGCAGCAGCACTAGTAGGCTGGCGGCACTCCTGCTTGGGCTGGGCCTGATTCTGTTGCCGCAGTATCTGATGATACGGCGGTTTGTACCCGAAGGCAGCCCCTGGCACCTGAGCGGCGTGCAGCAGCAGGATGAGTTGGTGAAGCGCCATTTGAGCCTGGGCCTGGGCAACTTTAAGTACGAAGCCACTATCGGTAATGACTACCCCGAGGTGCGCGTGTGGTTTCAGGACCCGCTAGGCCAGTATTTGATGCAGCGCCACGGTATCACCTCGGCGGGCATGGAACCAGCCACCTACGCGAAGCTAGTGCGCCAATACCCGCTGGAATTCTGCACGCTGCTGACTCAGCGCCTGTTCAATGGCCTCGATTTGCAGCAGCCTACTCCTTATCTGCGTCAAGTTTACCCGGCTACCTGGCCCCTGGCCTGGGCCAACTACACCGTACTTGGGCTAGGCCTCCTGGTGCTAGGAAGGCTATTCTGGCAGGCTCGGCGCCTGCCGCTGCGGCGGCTTTTGCTGGTAGCAGCCCTATTGCTTCCCGTTATTGGGGCCTTGCCGGTAGCAGTAGAAACCCGGTTTATGCTGCCGCTGCACTTTGGATTATGTATGGCGGCTACCCTGGGTTTCCCGGCAGCCTGGCACCCGGCCCAGTTGCGGCGCAGTGTGCGCCCCGCACAGGGTCTGCTGCTAGCGGCGCTGTATCTGGGCTGGCTGCTGCTGGCCTTCACGTTCTCTGCCTATTCTCAAATTCATCTGCAGCTGGGTGGGCGCTTGCTAGGCGGCAGCAGCTAGGCGGTTTCTGCGCCGCAGTAAGGTGGCCTACATCCGCTCCCGTACCTGCGTCAGGACGCGCTCCATTTCCTTGCGGACGGTGCTGGTTTCGGCCACGTGGTTGTTGTTCATGAAGCTGAACGCCAGCAGCCTTCCCGACTTGGTGCGCAGGTAGCCACAGAGATTGTGGTTGTTGGTGAGCGTACCGGTTTTGCCCCAGAGCCAGGGGCCGCGCGGGTCGCGGTATACACGCTTGAGCGTGCCCTGCCGGCCACCAGCCGCTAGCCAATCCAGCAGGCGCGGCTCCGGCACTTCTGCGTGCAGGTTAAGCAGCAAGGCTACCAGCGTACGGGGCGTAACCAGGTTCAGGCGCGAGAGGCCCGAGCCATCTACCCAGTGCGGGGCATCGGGCAGGTTGCGCAGGTAGTTGGCCTGCATACTCCGAATGACGCGGTTAGGGCTCAGCGAGTCGGGGCTTAGGCTGGAGGCACACATCAAAAGCAGCTGCTCCGCCAAGAAATTGTCGCTTACGCGCAGCATGCGGCGGTACAAGGAATCGACGGGTAGACCGCGCAGGGTGCGTACGGAGTCCTGGGCACGCAAATGCAGCGCGGCCGGCACCACCGGCCGGCGCAACGTATCCTGCAACAGTTGCAGCAACAGAGGGGTGCTGGACCGGAAAGGAGTTTCGTCTATCCAGTTTTTAGGACTGGGAAACACGAAAAAGCGGTTTTCCAGCTCCATGCGCCGGACATGGTCTTCGGCAGTATTAGGATATTGAATGGGGGCGGCCTCCGTCAGGGAGCGAAAAAAGCTTGGATACACGCGCGGAAGCGGCTGCCCGGCTTTGGCGTAGAAGCGTACGGTGTGCCCATAAATCGGAAACGGGCCACGCTCCGGCTGAAAGTAATAGTTGTAGTCGTCCCAGGTCCAGCCGGGGCCGTAGGCCACTGCGCACGGCACCGGCGCATAAAACAGCTTTTCGGGCCGGTTTTGCAGAAACGCGAGGGCACGGCCCGAGGGTATGTCGCCGTGCAGCATGGTAGGGTCGCCGGTGCCCCAGAACAGCAGGCTGTCGGGGCGCACCACGTAGTGCAGACTAGGCAACGAATCGGGGAGCATGTGCAGGCCAGCATAAAGGCTGAACAGCTTCATGGTGCTGGCCGGGGTGAAGTACTTGTCTGAGTTCAGCTCATACACCGGCTCTCCGGAAGCCACGTCCGTCAGGCACACGCCCACACTATGCTGGCGCAGTATCACCGACTCCCGAATCAGTTGATCGAGCCAAAGTGCCCCCACTTTGGGCGTAGCTGGCGGTGCTTTTTTCTGGGCAAAAACCGGCGCTGCATTTAGGCACCACAGGCCTAGCAACACGCGGGAAAGAAGACGAAAGAACGACATGAGCGGCAAGCAACAGGCAAAAACTCCCGCAACTTGGGCAAAAGCTCGGCGGTTTTCAACTGTTGCGGCTGCCGCTAGGCCTATTAAGCGCAAAGCGGTGCTTTTCTGGGAAAGAAAATGGGTTCATGATTCTGTGCTAGGGCAACCTCTTGGCTTACAGGGAGTACTTTCTTCTACGCTATCATCTGACGTTGCTTCTTATGTCTATTACCAACGAACTACTCAATACCGTACTGCGGCAGGCGGGCCGGGAGGTTTCGCGCAAGGAATTCCTGACGCTGGCCGGCCGAGGCCTGGCCGTGGGCGTAGCCACCAGCACGCTGGCCAGTTGCCAGACCGATAGTGGGCCTACCACCGCGGCCACGGCTCCTACTCCTACCACCGGCACCCCCGCCTCCCAAGTAACATCCGCCACTATGTACACTAGCCCCGACGGACAGAAAATACCTTCCTCCGAAGCCGTATCGCCCCCCGCCAAAGTACCCACTGACCTCAACAAGCCCATTGAACTGGAAGAGTGGAAGTCCGACGTTGACCCTCAGTCGCCGCCCACTCCTACGCCCCTGCCGCCCGACAAGCGCGTGGGCTACGCCTTGGTAGGCCTAGGCCACCTGACGTTGGAAGAATTACTGCCGGCTTTTGGCCAAAGCAAAAAGTCGAAGCCGGTGGCGCTGGTCAGTGGCTCGCCGGAGAAACTCAAGAAGGTGGCGCAGCAGTACGGCATCAAGCCCGAAAGCTGCTACAGCTACGAAAACTACGACCAGCTCAAGGACAACCCGGAGGTGCAGGTGATTTACATTGTGCTGCCCAACTCCATGCACGCCGAGTACACCATCCGGGGCGCGCAGGCGGGCAAACACATTCTCTGTGAGAAGCCCATGGCTAACTCCGCCGCCGAGTGCGAAGCCATGATTGCGGCCTGTAAAAAAGCGGGCAAAAAGCTCATGGTGGCCTACCGCATCCAATACGAGCCCTACAACCGCGAAGTCCGCCAGATGATCCGCGACAACAAATTCGGCAAGACGAAATACATCCAGGCGCAGAATAGCCAAAGCTCGGCCAACCCCGACCACTGGCGTCATAAGAAGGCCCTGGCCGGCGGCGGCGCCCTCCCCGATATTGGGTTGTATTGCCTGAATACGGCCCGTTTCCTGCTGGGCACCGAGCCAACGGAAGTATCGGCGTATATGCACAGCACGCCCGGCAATCCGCTGTTCAAGGAGGTAGAGGAAATGATGTCGTGGCAGATGCGCTTTCCCGATGGAATCGTGGTCGATAACATCACGCACTACAACACCCACGACTCGCGCTTTTACCGCGTGAACTCGGAGCGCGGCTGGATTCACCTCAACAATGCCTACGCCTACAAAGGTCAGGCGCTGCAAACTTCCCACGCCGAAGGCCCGGCCAAACTGGAGAATCACATCACGCTGGGCGCCAAAAACCAGTTTGCCACCGAAATGGACCACTTCTCGGAATGCGTACTGGAAGACAAGGCGCCGCACACGCCCGGCGAAGAAGGCCTTCAGGACCAGCGCATTATGGAAGCCATCTACCAATCGGCCCGCGAAGGCCGCCCCGTGAAGCTACCTGCCGTAAAAGGCACCGACGTATTCCGCGGCCCCGAGCCCAAACAGGCCTAGATACCAGTTTCGGCAAAACGAGCGGTGGCGGTACGGCCAGTAGAAGTTCAACTCCTACTGGCCGTACCGCCACCGCTCGTTTTGTTGGTTCTCTTCTTCGCGAGATTCAGAAAAATCACCCATGATAGCATATCCCAGACGCCCACGCCGTATTTCGCGGCTGTTAGCGGCATGGGTTGTGATTGGGAAACGCACAACTAGGCACCCCAGCTATGCCTATGAAGCTTCTCGCTGCTGGGAGCATTCAGGTTCCGGCACCCATTTCTCTGCCGGCTTGCGCTTCTCACAAACTAATTCTTTGCAGAACAAGCCAGCATATTGCTGACTGTCAGCTGCTACCGAATATTAAGTTTGTGTGATTTACTTCACTAACACATAGTTTTATCACGTTATTGCCTGCGCGTTAAGCCCTTTTAGAGTGGCCTAGCCATGTCTTTTTTTCACCACTTATCGATGCAGAACTATGTCTACAATCACGGTAAAGGATGGCACTGAAATTTACTACAAAGACTGGGGCACGGGCCAGCCGCTGGTCTTCCATCATGGGTGGCCGTTGTCGAGCGACGACTGGGATGCGCAACTAATGTTTTTCCTGACCAAAGGCTACCGGGTAATTGCAGCCGACCGCCGTGGGCACGGCCGCTCCACGCAAAGTGCCACTGGTCATGATATGGATACCTACGTGGGCGATATACTTGAGTTAGCCGACCACCTTGATCTGAAAGATGCCGTGCACATTGGCCACTCAACGGGTGGGGGCGTGGCTATTCGCTATGCCGCGCGTGCTGCTCAGGGCCGCGTGGCGAAGGTCGTCCTCATCAGTGCCGTAACGCCCTTGATGCTACAAACCCCCGCCAACCCAGATGGTGTGCCGATGGCAGTATTCGATGAAATCCGCGAGGGCACGGCCACCAACCGCGCGCAATACTTTCAGGATTTTACCATTCCCTTCTATGGCTACAATCGCGAAGGTGCCCAGATAAAGCAGGGCATCCGCGACAATTGGTGGCGGCAGGGCATGAGCGGCGGAGTCAATGCCCATTATTTTGGCATCGCCGCCTTCTCGGAAACCGATTTCACCAATGACCTGCAGCAAGTGGATGTCCCAGTGCTGGTGCTGCATGGCGAGGACGACCAGATTGTACCCTTTCCCATCAGCGGCGCCAAGTCAATCAAGCTACTCAAACACGGCAAGCTGATTTCCTACCCCGGTTTTCCGCACGGCATGCCCGCCACCGAGGCAGCCACTATTAACGCTGACCTGCTGTCCTTTATTCAGGCGTAGTTC
Proteins encoded in this region:
- a CDS encoding serine hydrolase domain-containing protein, translated to MKTTYAIFLLVLSLGQSAAWGQTQKTVTFQTLDGRKLRSPEIDRLVQQLMDTAHIPGLALALLQNNKVQYLRTYGYRNLETRAPLEPATVMYGASFSKAVFGYLVMQLVQEKRLDLDKPLYHYLSKPIPEYEAYHDLVGDDRWRLLTARMALTHTTGLPNWRWIEPDKKLRFKFAPGAQYWYSGEGLQLLQLVVETVMNKSLTELSDERIFKPLQMSRTSYVWQPAFEGNYALGYDEQEQMLGIRKRTKPGAAGSLNTTPADYATFLAAVMQGRGLTPAAKQEMTRAQVRIPYKAQFGPLATMAAPDSNRAKQLAYGLGWGTFEAPKYGHAYFKEGHDDGWENHSVIFGDQKKGLLLMSNSSNADLIFKELLEKLLGDTATPWQWEGYEPYASKKN
- the gloA2 gene encoding SMU1112c/YaeR family gloxylase I-like metalloprotein, which codes for MLALLSVHHIAVICSDYAVSKQFYTQVLGLEAIREVYREERDSYKLDLALNGQYLVELFSFPETPARLSRPEATGLRHLAFAVSDLDATVRGLEAQQVAYEPIRVDEFTSRRFTFIQDPDGLPIEFYEV
- a CDS encoding outer membrane beta-barrel protein, encoding MKYVLLLAGSFLAVHAATAQKTEYSAHLVSGGMAYRGASAAATTSIDIPDIVGYKPSTLNAYGKRLGFSYGLAGQVQRLTKGGSLWGAQAGYEMLRSRVNIQYVFSESSADPKAEGHTNLNHQFITTHVFFGHRFAVSGLGLDLTGGPEVGFLQKVHEKGRATYNNDQAEITVDRARNVNTKADVRARLNLTAYYHRVGLALSYAHGLTNYRQHYLGGTNELYTQVLRAGLVYRLK
- the serA gene encoding phosphoglycerate dehydrogenase, which codes for MPEQHQPLPYLIIDFDSTFTQVEGLDELADIALLGHPDREKVVGAIRALTDRGMSGELNFSESLKQRLALLPARREHLPLLVEQLKGKVSESIVRNRGFFEQFPGRVYIVSSGFREFIEPVVADFGIAPDHVLANTFTFAEDGRITGFDPENVLSRDGGKIEQLRRLDLDGDVYVLGDGYTDYQIREAGLANRFYAFTENVTRDAVVARADEVLPSFDEFLYQNKLPMTLSYPKNRIKVLLLENPDPRAAELFRQEGYQVDTVPGGLDEDELVQQIEGVSILGIRSKTQVTARVLEAANRLIGIGAFCIGTNQIDLTGCMQKGVAVFNAPFSNTRSVVELALGEIIMLARRIPEKSPKMHEGEWDKSAKGSFEIRGKKLGIIGYGNIGSQLSVVAEAVGMQVLYYDVAEKLQLGNAVKARTLQELLQQSDIVTLHVDGRQENTNLIGAAELAMMKPGALLLNNSRGHVVDVPALAAVLRSGHLGGAAVDVFPYEPKTNHESFESELRGLPNVLLTPHVGGSTAEAQRNIAEFVPERIMQYVNTGNTQQSVNFPNIQLPVQQAHRLIHIHHNVPGVLARINNVLAEHHVNILGQYLKTNEHIGYVITDIDKQYEQEVIGELRKVEHTIKFRVLY
- a CDS encoding D-alanyl-D-alanine carboxypeptidase/D-alanyl-D-alanine-endopeptidase translates to MSFFRLLSRVLLGLWCLNAAPVFAQKKAPPATPKVGALWLDQLIRESVILRQHSVGVCLTDVASGEPVYELNSDKYFTPASTMKLFSLYAGLHMLPDSLPSLHYVVRPDSLLFWGTGDPTMLHGDIPSGRALAFLQNRPEKLFYAPVPCAVAYGPGWTWDDYNYYFQPERGPFPIYGHTVRFYAKAGQPLPRVYPSFFRSLTEAAPIQYPNTAEDHVRRMELENRFFVFPSPKNWIDETPFRSSTPLLLQLLQDTLRRPVVPAALHLRAQDSVRTLRGLPVDSLYRRMLRVSDNFLAEQLLLMCASSLSPDSLSPNRVIRSMQANYLRNLPDAPHWVDGSGLSRLNLVTPRTLVALLLNLHAEVPEPRLLDWLAAGGRQGTLKRVYRDPRGPWLWGKTGTLTNNHNLCGYLRTKSGRLLAFSFMNNNHVAETSTVRKEMERVLTQVRERM
- a CDS encoding Gfo/Idh/MocA family protein, translated to MSITNELLNTVLRQAGREVSRKEFLTLAGRGLAVGVATSTLASCQTDSGPTTAATAPTPTTGTPASQVTSATMYTSPDGQKIPSSEAVSPPAKVPTDLNKPIELEEWKSDVDPQSPPTPTPLPPDKRVGYALVGLGHLTLEELLPAFGQSKKSKPVALVSGSPEKLKKVAQQYGIKPESCYSYENYDQLKDNPEVQVIYIVLPNSMHAEYTIRGAQAGKHILCEKPMANSAAECEAMIAACKKAGKKLMVAYRIQYEPYNREVRQMIRDNKFGKTKYIQAQNSQSSANPDHWRHKKALAGGGALPDIGLYCLNTARFLLGTEPTEVSAYMHSTPGNPLFKEVEEMMSWQMRFPDGIVVDNITHYNTHDSRFYRVNSERGWIHLNNAYAYKGQALQTSHAEGPAKLENHITLGAKNQFATEMDHFSECVLEDKAPHTPGEEGLQDQRIMEAIYQSAREGRPVKLPAVKGTDVFRGPEPKQA
- a CDS encoding alpha/beta fold hydrolase, with amino-acid sequence MSTITVKDGTEIYYKDWGTGQPLVFHHGWPLSSDDWDAQLMFFLTKGYRVIAADRRGHGRSTQSATGHDMDTYVGDILELADHLDLKDAVHIGHSTGGGVAIRYAARAAQGRVAKVVLISAVTPLMLQTPANPDGVPMAVFDEIREGTATNRAQYFQDFTIPFYGYNREGAQIKQGIRDNWWRQGMSGGVNAHYFGIAAFSETDFTNDLQQVDVPVLVLHGEDDQIVPFPISGAKSIKLLKHGKLISYPGFPHGMPATEAATINADLLSFIQA